Proteins encoded within one genomic window of Vanrija pseudolonga chromosome 3, complete sequence:
- the prp43 gene encoding putative pre-mRNA-splicing factor ATP-dependent RNA helicase prp43, translated as MVFNPLSPSSASGTSPPASGGYGLLDDVPPSYDSISTPSASAPSVAGGSSSGAAAGPSRAWPENMDALFTGPPNGEPLITRTRAGELPTIETHFVGKATKNGRLESWDKQLNDPVVLYDFIRAQALKHPKVVIRCKGTHQETASHSGMVISNGSPQHVHAGTKYTVVDFDFTIDLTPILEHTENYANVHLQAKRAHVPAYRGGFQRTYGTAVAPNAFLGTVSRGKVASWSENSRWDAWAQFMKMRGRAPWSDMEADEEFRTTYNRVPSASIALGTDEEALLGGQMHTDDETPLRQWCEAYCADPGILKSFTLSKAIWGWDLANLKMAIERAILSTGYDGMLDGYNVHIDYQFDEDYQVVVRPDNWLVRIVNHPFWFIMLCVTCIYPFIWIWQRLSRYGGGSYEVAVASYGMKFYPPLPSTFPGETIDHARDRLPAMFKLHPEVPRYPFLHRGPRGIHYLLGRREGEWFREWEERIRMAVRMKYSGELVNTRVAEDEEPPELDDNAEAGPSRPRRKRQRIEKGPRGFDWYYADISSHIATSRLNATGQYRPLNVSIYPPGLTTWTANEKGAFFASLARHSRLRPDLIAEEVGKTQAEVQIYLDCLAYAVRTLGRRRDTNDDLAKWRDRVFDSGALEVDDKWTALEDELGEAVEQAVARATAPAGYRRELARWGEQIGPEQLYDIDAALKDDELAVLAEARETENEEQEPDPFEQDNIEIEQLQAIPKRERNPEEKKRLRTLLTRRSARQAYRRKRLIEQGWTAEKIEQAGGPDGAFILTTDKDKALKHAIGMRSVLEAKKEEEAAAEPVDPHVARMKDLGVRAHVTKLGWDVFDFSRVAELMELVRERTGAAADTVSFELIAQLYAELLVYLKPLVYETILLAEQQALLTGSEEVDLEHVNEARALRGEPRPYTILSDIVNGWVAAQRRENGDSNPAPGSPAPSGVPHERSRATTPVASPRPRSTVATPTTPSARSDPASPQERHDDLPPWSSFWGLEPRVDDDAPEAAPVSTETDEEDEELDAALEEADKKLDNVLMKELWAAVDEDNPDKVIDTTPWLEDAPEGDIDEDDDDDANHANGTKDRRKRQRRRNVEEFEDLDGLDELTDLLHAQEAYRSIAVYTETARRQRRYRRLMSDSMFMGRKRKEARQHYKSDVIVQDGDSILLLNSDDEVTSNNEDTDDDDSEIDFEQLDPSDDERDSPPPADHFSEDAPNSHDDVEDGESEQDYAPTPREPKHAPTPREEKYTSDGSDSDGSDDAAADTYAAAAPTPREVKPALTPREEKYSESDSDEGTPPPVETHPESVHSPSDHDMESIHSASDAESIEEPGTFADDNRAAEDDEVESASERSKPSTPGASTPKENPYLAHLSGDKRAQSPAGDLSNGYGSTSNGKVDNPLAGLVPRKVTTAQAKKIMDGDYNPFKGLAPFSPSYKKILEGRKKLPVYDKMDEFLSVFTENQITVMEGQTGSGKTTQIPQFVCYSDLPHLRGKMVACTQPRRVAAMSVAKRVADEMDVQLGKQVGYSIRFEDMTEQGTTFLKYMTDGMLLREAMNDPMLERYSTIILDEAHERTLATDILMGLLKDIAKRRADLKIIVMSATLDIDKFARYFGDNTPSGLAPVVRVSGRTFPVETFFTQEPEQDYVEAAIRTVLFIHQAEDEGDVLLFLTGEEEIEDACKKIRAEGEELANKGMAGPLLVVPLYSSLPPHQQQRIFDPAPPPSRSGLAGRKIVVSTNIAETSLTIDGIVYVVDPGFCKQKVYNPRIRVESLLVSPISKASAMQRAGRAGRTRPGKCFRLYTEKDFVKELEEQTHPEILRSNLANTVLELLKLGIKDLVHFDYMDAPAPETIMRALELLHYLKALDDEGNLTELGRLMAEVPLDPQLAKMLIVSPEFNCSNEILSLTAMLSVPNVFMRPSNQRKEADMAKAQFTHPDGDHLTMLNVYHAYKQNEHDAKNWCWQNYLNQRSLIQADNVRTQLKRSMEKFDLDLVSTAFEDKNYWNNIRQALASGFFMQVARKADKNSYQTIKDNQVVRLHLSCGLDHTPDWVIYNEFVLTTANFIRTVTEVRPEWLIENAPEYFDPKTFSDAETRRALERVINKALDKKLSKEDKKKKRKERH; from the exons ATGGTGTTCAACCCGCtctcaccgtcgtcggcttcggggACGTCGCCCCCAGCGTCGGGAGGCtacggcctgctcgacgacgtgccaCCATCGTATGACAGcatctcgacgccgtcggcctcggcgccgtctgTTGCTGGTGGCAGCTCGAGTGGTGCTGCCGCtgggccgtcgcgcgcctggCCTGAGAACATGGACGCACTGTTTACTGGCCCGCCCAACGGCGAGCCACTGATCACGCGCACGCGTGCCGGCGAGCTGCCGACCATCGAGACGCACTTTGTCGGCAAGGCCACCAAGaacggccgcctcgagagCTGGGACAAGCAGCTCAACGACCCCGTCGTCCTGTACGACTTTATCCGCGCCCAGGCGCTCAAGCACCCCAAGGTTGTGATCCGCTGCAAGG GAACTCACCAGGAAACCGCATCGCACTCGGGCATGGTCATCTCCAACGGCTCGCCGCAGCACGTGCATGCTGGGACCAAGTACACggtcgtcgactttgacttCACCATCGACCTGACCCCCATCCTCGAGCACACGGAGAACTACGCCAACGTGCACCTGCAGGCCAAGCGCGCCCATGTGCCCGCCTACCGCGGCGGCTTCCAGCGCACGTACGgcacggccgtcgcgcccaacgccttcctcggcacTGTCAGCCGTGGAAAGGTTGCGTCGTGGAGCGAAAACAGCCGCTGGGACGCCTGGGCCCAGTTCATGAAGATGCGCGGACGTGCCCCGTGGTCGGACAtggaggcggacgaggagtTCCGCACGACCTACAATCGCGTCCCGTCGGCGTccatcgcgctcggcacTGACGAGGAGGCCCTCCTCGGTGGCCAGATGCACACTGATGACGAAACCCCGCTCCGCCAATGGTGCGAGGCGTACTGCGCCGACCCCGGCATCCTCAAGAGCTTCACCCTCTCCAAGGCTATCTGGGGCTGGGACCTCGCCAACCTCAAGATGGCCATTGAGAGAGCCATCCTTTCGACAGGATACGATGGCATGCTCGACGGCTACAACGTCCACATCGACTACCAGTTTGACGAGGACTACCAGGTCGTCGTGCGCCCCGACAACTGGCTCGTCCGCATCGTCAACCACCCGTTCTGGTTCATCATGCTCTGCGTGACGTGCATCTACCCCTTCATCTGGATCTGGCAGCGCCTGTCGCGATACGGCGGCGGATCGtacgaggtcgccgtcgcgagctACGGCATGAAGTTCTACCCTCCTCTCCCATCGACCTTCCCCGGCGAGACGATCGACCATGCCCGCGACCGCCTCCCGGCCATGTTCAAGCTCCATCCCGAGGTGCCGAGATACCCCTTCCTCCACCGTGGACCCAGGGGCATCCactacctcctcggccggcgcgagggcgagtggttCCGCGAGTGGGAGGAGCGCATCCGCATGGCCGTGCGCATGAAGTACTctggcgagctcgtcaacacgcgcgtcgccgaggatgaggagccccccgagctcgacg ACAACGCCGAAGCTGGACCCTCGCGGCCACGGCGAAAGCGCCAGCGCATCGAGAAAGGGCCGCGCGGTTTCGACTGGTACTATGCCGATATCTCGTCTCACATTGCGACCTCGCGGCTCAACGCCACCGGCCAGTATCGCCCGCTCAACGTATCGATCTACCCGCCCGGCCTGACGACGTGGACGGCGAACGAGAAGGGCGCATTCTTCGCGTCCCTCGCTCGGCACTCGCGCCTGCGCCCCGACCTCATCGCAGAGGAGGTGGGAAAAACGCAGGCGGAGGTTCAGATATACCTCGACTGCCTGGCGTACGCTGTGAGAActctcggccggcgtcgcgacaCCAACGATGACTTGGCCAAGTGGCGGGATCGCGTGTTCGACTCTGGCGCactcgaggtcgatgacAAGTGGAccgcgctcgaggatgaGCTGGGAGAGGCGGTGGAACAGGCAGTTGCGAGGGCGACCGCGCCAGCGGGGTACCGGCGCGAACTGGCGCGATGGGGAGAACAGATCGGCCCGGAGCAACTCTACGACATCGATGCGGCGCTCAAAGACGACGAGTTGGCGGTGCTTGCTGAGGCACGGGAAACCGAAAACGAGGAACAAGAACCCGACCCGTTCGAACAGGATAACATCGAGATCGAACAGCTGCAGGCAATACCGAAACGCGAGCGCAACCctgaggagaagaagcgacTGCGGACTCTCCTCACTCGGCGATCCGCCCGACAAGCGTACCGGCGCAAGCGACTGATCGAGCAGGGGTGGACAGCAGAGAAGATTGAGCAGGCCGGCGGACCGGACGGCGCATTCATCCTCACGaccgacaaggacaaggcgctCAAACATGCCATTGGTATGCGGAGCGTCTTGGAGGCAAAgaaggaggaagaggcggccgccgagccagtcgATCCACACGTTGCGAGGATGAAggacctcggcgtgcgcgcacATGTCACGAAACTCGGATGGGACGTGTTTGACTTCTCGCGCGTCGCTGAGCTCATGGAGCTCGTCCGGGAACGGacaggcgcggcggcggacaccGTCTCTTTCGAGTTGATCGCCCAACTCTACGCCGAGTTGCTCGTGTATCTCAAGCCCCTGGTCTACGAGACGATTTTGCTCGCCGAGCAACAGGCGCTCCTGACGGGATCGGAAGAGGTCGACCTGGAGCACGTCAACGAAGCTCGTGCCCTGCGGGGCGAGCCTCGCCCGTACACTATTCTCTCTGATATCGTCAACGGCTGGGTCGCTGCGCAACGGCGGGAGAATGGCGACTCCAACCCAGCCCCAGGGTCTCCAGCACCGAGCGGCGTTCCTCATGAGCGGTCACGAGCGACCACACCGGTGGCTTcacctcggccccgctcGACAGTAGCTACGCCGACCACCCCATCGGCTCGTAGCGACCCCGCCTCACCTCAGGAGCGGCACGATGACCTCCCGCCCTGGTCGTCCTTTTGGGGCCTCGAGCCacgggtcgacgacgatgcccCGGAGGCAGCTCCCGTGTCGACAGAGAccgacgaagaggacgaggagctggacgccgcgctcgaggaggcggacaagaagctcgacaatgtccttATGAAGGAGCTTTGGGCCGCGGTGGACGAGGATAACCCGGATAAAGTTATCGACACGACACCATGGCTCGAGGATGCGCCTGAGGGCGATatcgacgaagacgacgatgatgatgccaATCATGCCAACGGAACGAAGGACCGCCGgaagcgccagcgccgtcgtaATGTTGAGGAGTTTGAGGacctcgacgggctcgacgagcttaCTGATCTTCTCCACGCACAAGAGG CCTATAGGTCCATAGCTGTCTATACCGAGACTGCACGCCGGCAGCGCAGGTATCGCCGTCTCATGTCGGACAGCATGTTTATGGGGCGCAAGCGGAAAGAGGCCCGGCAGCATTACAAGAGCGACGTTATTGTTCAAGACGGGGATTCTATCTTGCTACtcaacagcgacgacgaggtcaccAGCAACAACGaggacaccgacgacgacgacagcgagatTGACTTTGAACAACTCGACCCCAGTGATGACGAGCGCGATAGTCCACCCCCAGCAGACCACTTCAGCGAGGACGCGCCCAACAGTCACGACGACGTGGAGGATGGCGAAAGCGAACAGGACTATGCGCCTACACCGAGGGAGCCTAAACatgcgccgacgccacgcgAGGAGAAGTACACATCCGATGggagcgacagcgacggcagcgacgacgccgccgccgataccTACGCCGCTGCAGCCCCAACGCCCCGGGAAGTCAAGCCTGCTCTTACACCACGGGAGGAAAAATACAGCGAGTCGGACAGTGATGagggcacgccgcctccaGTCGAGACGCACCCCGAGTCAGTGCACAGCCCAAGCGACCACGACATGGAGTCTATccactcggcgtccgacGCAGAGAGCATTGAGGAGCCTGGTACTTTTGCCGACGACAATCGCGCTgcggaagacgacgaggtcgagagcgCCAGCGAA CGTTCCAAGCCCTCGACTCCGggcgcctcgacgcccaAGGAGAACCCGTACCT CGCGCACCTGAGCGGCGACAAGCGCGCGCAGAGCCCCGCGGGCGACTTGTCGAACGGCTATGGCTCGACGTcgaacggcaaggtcgacaaCCCGCTCGCGGGCCTCGTGCCGCGCaaggtgacgacggcgcaggccaagaagatcatg GACGGCGACTACAACCCGTTCAAGGGCCTCGCTCCCTTCTCCCCTTCGTACAAGAAGATCCTGGAGGGCCGCAAGAAGCTCCCCGTCTACGACAAGATGGACGAGTTCCTCTCCGTCTTCACCGAGAACCAGATCACGGTCATGGAGGGCCAGACCGGATCCGGAAAGACGACGCAGATCCCCCAGTTTGTGTGCTACTCGGACCTGCCCCACCTCCGCGGCAAGATGGTCGCGTGTACCCAGCCGCGTCGTGTTGCTGCCATGTCGGTCGCGAagcgtgtcgccgacgagatggacg TGCAGCTTGGAAAGCAGGTCGGTTACTCCATCCGTTTCGAGGACATGACCGAGCAAGGCACCACCTTCCTCAAGTACATGACCGACGGTATGCTCCTCCGCGAGGCCATGAACGACCCGATGCTCGAGCGTTACTCGACTATTATTCTTGACGAGGCGCACGAACGTACCCTTGCCACCGACATTCTCATGGGTCTGCTTAAGGAC ATtgccaagcgccgcgccgacctcaagATCATCGTCATGTCCGCCACCCTCGACATTGACAAGTTTGCCCGCTACTTTGGCGACAACACGCCCTCGGGCCTCGCACCCGTTGTGCGCGTGTCTGGTCGCACCTTCCCCGTCGAGACCTTCTTCACCCAGGAGCCCGAGCAGGACTATGTCGAAGCCGCCATCAGGACGGTGCTCTTCATCCACcaggcggaggacgagggcgacgtgctGCTCTTCTTGACAGGTGAAGAAGAAATTGAAGACGCGTGCAAGAAGATTCGCGCAGAGGGAGAGGAGCTGGCAAACAAGGGAATGGCTGGCCCATTGCTTGTCGTGCCGCTCTACTCGTCCCTCCCcccgcaccagcagcagcgcatcTTCGACCCCGCACCTCCCCCCAGCCGCTCGGGATTGGCAGGCCGCAAGATTGTCGTGTCGACCAACATTGCCGAAACGTCGCTCACTATCGACGGTATCGTGTACGTTGTCGACCCTGGATTCTGCAAGCAGAAGGTCTACAACCCCCGTATCCGTGTCGAGTCACTGCTTGTCTCGCCCATCTCCAAGGCCTCGGCCATGCAGCGTGCCGGTCGTGCAGGCCGTACCCGCCCCGGCAAGTGCTTCCGCCTCTACACCGAGAAGGACTTTGTCAAGGAGCTTGAGGAGCAGACGCACCCCGAAATCCTGAGATCCAACCTCGCCAACACtgtgctcgagctcctcaagctcggcatCAAGGACCTCGTCCACTTCGACTACATGGACGCTCCTGCCCCCGAGACCATCATGCgtgccctcgagctgctgcactacctcaaggcgctcgacgacgagggtaACCTCACCGAGCTGGGCCGCCTCATGGCCGAGGTGCCCCTCGAcccccagctcgccaagatgCTCATCGTCTCGCCCGAGTTCAACTGCAGCAACGAGATCCTCTCGCTCACTGCCATGCTCTCGGTCCCCAACGTCTTCATGCGCCCCTCCAACCagcgcaaggaggccgaCATGGCCAAGGCGCAGTTCACGCACCCCGACGGCGACCACCTGACCATGCTCAACGTCTACCACGCGTACAAGCAGaacgagcacgacgccaaGAACTGGTGCTGGCAGAACTACCTCAACCAGAGGTCACTGATCCAGGCCGACAATGTGCGCACCCAGCTCAAGCGCAGCATGGAGAAGtttgacctcgacctcgtgtCCACGGCGTTCGAGGACAAGAACTACTGGAACAATATCCGCCAggcgctcgcctcgggctTCTTCATGCAggtcgcgcgcaaggccgacaagaACTCGTACCAGACCATCAAGGACAACCAGGTCGTCCGTCTCCACCTCTCGTGCGGCCTCGACCACACGCCCGACTGGGTCATCTACAACGAGTTTGTCCTCACCACGGCAAACTTTATCCGCACTGTCACCGAGGTCCGGCCAGAGTGGTTGATCGAGAACGCCCCAGAGTACTTTGACCCCAAAACCttcagcgacgccgagacccgccgcgccctcgagcgcgtcatCAACAAGGCTCTCGACAAGAAGCTCTCAaaggaggacaagaagaagaagcgcaaggagcgccACTAG
- the prp40 gene encoding Pre-mRNA-processing protein prp40 — MSASPAPEAQSQWKEYKNSEGRIYWSHAVTKQSVWEKPEELRRAMAKTPWKQFTSRGKAYYVNSSTKETVWNLPPELETLQRKVEAEEIARKEREHLKATGQASPTPSASSRASSPDYDEPSTALTRFQSPGSRAPAPEVETVTIPHGGFQKVEEAEAAFIHLLKREGIDEKWTWDQTMRKVVLDPLYKALDTLAQKKAAYEKWLDTLAKEKQQQRDARIAELRPHLTRLFTHSGVIKSYSTMKTADKAFASDKYWRRAKPDERRFILEEYTSKLRAREVQTRKDVKARNISTLTKLVKDLDITVTTRWRDAHGIITRSDAFRANNDLKSVETLDILNVYDDYSKQLEKEYNEESKRLKTEYRRRGRKARDAFKELLQELKSKGELTRQSKWKETLPKIKADERFTNLVGLPGSTPLDLWMDAVDDLQVAAEEVAAKIEERLGAPIKLETTAEEFEKLYEESKLGNEFTAEERKDALDVIHARLAKAAADEHRRAERKRRHRIDDLRDAMRKVQRHIEPDTTYEAALPHIQELQEFKDIPEEEDRKAAFEKFTRRMREKERDGEGSSPRRKDRERDRSSSGRDGRDRRDYRMDVDDDRDRRRERDYRDRERDRDRTDRDWRAARDDRRERDRDRERDRERDRDYRRRDDHRDRDRDRERRRERDREADDRDPKRQRVSDAGSRNDEREEGEI; from the exons ATGTCGGCCTCACCAGCTCCAGAGGCTCAGTCTCAATGG AAGGAGTACAAAAACTCGGAGGGCCGTATCTACTGGTCGCATGCCGTCACCAAGCAGTCGGTATGGGAGAAGCCAGAGGAGCTGAGG CGGGCTATGGCCAAGACACCTTGGAAGCAGTTCACCTCGCGCGGCAAGGCGTACTACGTCAACTCGTCGACGAAGGAAACTGTG TGGAACTTGCCGCCAGAGCTCGAAACGTTACAACGCAAGGTGGAGGCTGAGGAGATTGCGAGGAAGGAGCGTGAGCACCTCAAGGCGACTGGCCAGGCTTC CCCTACACCCTCTGCTAGCTCCAGAGCATCATCGCCCGACTATGACGAGCCGTCAACCGCTCTCACCCGCTTCCAGTCGCCAGGAagtcgcgcgccggcacccgaggtcgagaccgTCACCATTCCTCACGGCGGATTCCAGAAGgtcgaggaagccgaggcaGCATTTATCCATCTCCTCAAGCGTGAGGGAATCGACGAGAAGTGGACCTGGGACCAGACCATGCGCAAGGTCGTCTTGGACCCGCTCTACAAGGCCCTAGACACCTTGGCTCAGAAGAAGGCCGCGTATGAAAAG TGGCTGGATACCCTGGCCAAggagaagcagcagcagcgcgacgcgcgtaTCGCCGAGCTCCGACCACACCTCACCCGGTTGTTCACCCACTCTGGCGTCATCAAGAGCTACTCGACGATGAAGACGGCGGACAAGGCATTCGCGTCGGACAAGTACTGGCGCCGTGCCAAGCCCGACGAGCGACGTTTCATTCTGGAGGAGTACACGTCCAAGCTGCGCGCCCGCGAGGTCCAGACGCGGAAGGACGTCAAGGCGAGGAACATTTCGACGTTGaccaagctcgtcaaggatCTCGATATTACAGTCACCACGCGGTGGAGGGACGCGCACGGCATCATTACGCGTTCGGACGCGTTCCGTGCGAATAACGATCTGAAGAGCGTTGAAACCCTTGACATTCTCAACGTGTACGACGATTACTCGAAGCAGCTGGAGAAGGAGTACAACGAAGAATCCAAGCGCCTGAAAACCGAGTACAGACGTCGTGGTCGCAAAGCTCGCGACGCGTTCAAGGAGCTTCTCCAAGAGCTCAAGAGCAAGGGCGAGTTGACTCGCCAGTCCAAGTGGAAAGAGACGCTGCCGAAGATTAAGGCGGATGAGCGATTCACCAACCTGGTCGGGTTGCCTGGCTCGACTCCTCTCGACCTGTGGATGGACGCTGTCGACGACTTGcaagtcgccgccgaggaggtggctGCCAAGATTGAGGAGAGACTTGGGGCTCCAATCAAGctcgagacgacggcggagGAGTTTGAGAAGCTGTATGAGGAGTCCAAGTTGGGCAACGAGTTCACGGCTGAAGAACGGAAGGATGCTCTCGATGTG ATccacgctcgcctcgccaaggctgccgccgatGAGCATCGAcgtgccgagcgcaagcgcaggCACAGAATAgacgacctgcgcgacgcAATGCGCAAGGTCCAGCGCCACATTGAACCTGACACGACGTACGAGGCTGCCCTGCCGCACATCCAAGAGCTCCAAGAGTTCAAGGACAtccccgaggaggaggaccgcAAGGCTGCCTTTGAGAAGTTTACGCGCCGCATGCGTGAGAAGGAGCGCGATGGGGagggctcgtcgccgcggcgcaagGACCGGGAGAGGGACCGCTCGAGCAGCGGACGCGATggtcgcgaccgccgcgactACAGAATGGAcgtggacgacgaccgcgaccggcgacgcgagcgcgactaccgtgaccgcgagcgcgatcgcGACCGCACAGATCGCgactggcgcgcggcgcgtgacGACCGCCGTGAGAgagaccgcgaccgcgagcgaGACCGTGAGAGAGACCGCGACTACCGCCGCCGTGACGACCACCGCGACCgtgaccgcgaccgcgagcgtCGTAGGGAGCGCGACCGTGAGGCAGACGACCGCGACCCCAAGCGCCAGCGAGTGTCGGACGCTGGCTCGCGTAACGAcgagagggaggagggggagatTTAG
- the Gpalpp1 gene encoding GPALPP motifs-containing protein 1, with protein MPIGPQLPPHLTGNHNSAGPSDDEDDGAFGPALPPELAAKRKLGPQRPPSSDDDDIGPSIGPARPTGPALPGPSLPSTSGPSRPPPGPARPPAPDSDSDDDFVGPRLDDIGPVPARSAADEFRERERQRWEREKEKKEGPKVTQREEWMLVPPSSGSLSSLDPTKRPTSFNRTSKAAITPEDQTIWTETPAQKAQRLADEMAGIKRKKDARPDVEEEDESERKRRRQRDRDIREGVEKHNTSTRGASLLEQHQKKKAAGKDEDDFQPIWDREKHMGVTGRLLTDQERSQKIRDARGLNDRFGHGKGGAYAQ; from the exons ATGCCCATCGGCCCGCAGCTCCCACCACATCTCACAGGCAACCACAACTCCGCCGGCccgtcggacgacgaggacgatggaGCCTTTGGACCAGCTCTCCCACCAGAGCTGGCAGCCAAGCGGAAGCTCGGCCCGCAGCGACCAccgtcgagcgacgacgatgataTCGGCCCATCAATAGGCCCTGCGCGGCCCACGGGTCCTGCACTGCCTGGGCCATCACtcccgagcacgagcgggcCATCGCGGCCACCGCCAGGCCCAGCACGCCCTCCGGCacccgactcggactcggacgacgactttgtcgGCCCACGGCTGGACGACATCGGCCCCGTGCCGGCACGTTCTGCGGCCGACGAGTtccgcgagcgtgagcggcagcggtgggagcgcgagaaggagaagaaggaggggCCAAAGGTCACGCAGCGCGAGGAGTGGATGCTCGtcccgccgtcgagcgggaGCTTGTCTTCGCTCGACCCGACAAAGCGGCCGACGTCGTTCAACCGTACCTCCAAGGCGGCGATCACGCCCGAGGACCAGACGATTTGGACCGAGACGCCGGCGCAGAAGGCACAGCGCCTCGCAGACGAGATGGCAGGCATCAAGCGCAAAAAGGACGCCCGGCcggatgtcgaggaggaggacgagagcgagcgcaagcgccgGAGGCAGAGGGACCGCGATATCAGGGAGGGTGTGGAAAAGCACAAC acgtcgacgcgcggTGCGTCGCTGCTGGAACAGCaccagaagaagaaggctgccggcaaggacgaggacgacttcCAGCCCATCTGGGACCGCGAGAAGCACATGGGCGTCACGGGACGCCTCCTCACCGACCAGGAGCGCAGCCAGAAGATCCGTGACGCGCGTGGCCTCAACGACCGGTTCGGGcacggcaagggcggtgcGTACGCGCAGTAG
- the ubx3_0 gene encoding UBX domain-containing protein 3, translating to MSNNDEPPKRSYTLDGRPVDDAALPESWGRSAPRVGRVGDWNNDSGRASPSGSRVAGLGDISRDPPRRRQDQEGAELYAGGERSGLAVQNPDGPARPDGPGSTGRHGGSARSMVEDILQQAMSSGPPSRSSPAPRDAWSSVGHTLGSDEQESTTVGEAPAAPSTDEVQQRTLTFWRDGFSIEDGELYRYDAPGNQELLAAIHAGRAPVSLFNVSYDQPLELVVQQRTGEDYKPAPKVSKPFSGGGNRLGSPVPAVAGAGSSSSSTAAAPTPAASTPAATATPSITVDASKPATSVQLRLADGSRLVARVNLDHTVADLRAYVAASRPDPRPFILQTTFPSRELKDAETVAEAKLANAVVVQRYT from the exons ATGTCAAACAACGACGAACCCCCAAAGCGCAGCTACACGCTCGACGGGCGCccagtcgacgacgccgcgctccccgaGTCGTGGGGCCGCagtgcgccgcgcgtcgggcgcgtcggcgactgGAACAACGACTCGGGACGGGCCAGCCCGAGCGGGTCGCGCGtcgccgggctcggcgacatc AGCCGTGAccccccgcgtcgtcgccaggACCAGGAAGGCGCCGAGCTGtatgccggcggcgagcgcag cggcctcgcggtGCAGAACCCCGACGGACCGGCACGCCCCGACGGGCCAGGCAGCACCGGCCGCCACgggggcagcgcgcgcagcatggTCGAGGACATCCTGCAGCAGGCGATGAG CTCTggcccgccgtcgcgctccagcccggcgccgcgcgacgcgtggtcgtcggtggGGCACACGCTCGGCTCGGACGAGCAGGAGTCGACGACGGTCGGCgaggcaccggcggcgccgtctaCCGACGAGGTACAGCAGCGCACGCTCACGTTCTGGCGCGACGGCTTCAGcatcgaggacggcgagctgtACCGCTACGACGCGCCGGGCAACCAGGAGCTCCTGGCCGCTAtccacgccggccgcgcgcccgTCAGCCTGTTCAACGTGTCGTATGACCAgcccctcgagctcgtcgtccagcaGCGCACAGGCGAGGACTACAAGCCCGCGCCCAAGGTCTCCAAGCCCttctcgggcggcggcaaccGCCTCGGCTCGCCCGTGCCTGctgtcgctggcgccgggtcgtcgtcgtcatcgacggcagcagcgccaacgcctgcggcgagcacgcccgccgcaacggcgacgccgagcatcACGGTCGACGCGTCCAAGCCCGCCACGAGCGTCcagctccgcctcgccgacggcagccgcctcgtcgcgcgcgtaaACCTCGACCACacggtcgccgacctgcgcgcgtacgtcgcggcctcgcgccccGATCCACGCCCCTTCATCCTCCAGACTACCTTCCCGTCgcgcgagctcaaggacgccgagacggtggccgaggccaagctcgccaacgctgtcgtcgtccagcGCTACACCTAG